The following proteins come from a genomic window of Rhodoligotrophos sp. CJ14:
- a CDS encoding glutamine synthetase family protein, translating to MASENFEEWLRSRKIDEVECLLADMSGTARGKILPATKFIKGSPSRGLRVPEEVFSLTVTGRYVWETDAFDDAAIDMYLKPDMATLRVVPWYSEPTAEVICDCFYLDDRPVEMAPRFVLKRVIELYKERGWKPVVAPELEFYLVKRNLDPDYPLEPPVGRSGRQEAFGQAYGIDAANDFDPVVEDIYDWCEAQNIDLDTLSHESGPAQLEMNFNHGDPLLLADQVFLFKRTVRQAALKHEMYATFMAKPHEKEPGSSMHLHQSVVDAKTGKNLFSTESGEPSDLLLHHIGGLQRYLGAAMPFCAPNVNSYRRLVPDSDAPTNVHWGLDNRTVSFRVPTSDVNNMRVENRVPGADANPYLAIAASLACGYLGMVEELEPTPPVEGSAYRYAHTLPLHLEEALSKLNYTKPLKQVFGERFVEAFQDVKEYEMQQYRTVISSWEREFLLLNV from the coding sequence ATGGCATCCGAGAATTTCGAAGAGTGGCTACGTTCGCGCAAAATCGATGAGGTCGAATGCTTGCTGGCTGACATGTCCGGTACGGCGCGCGGCAAGATTCTGCCAGCCACCAAGTTTATAAAGGGTTCACCCAGCCGCGGCCTGCGGGTGCCCGAAGAGGTCTTCAGCCTTACGGTTACCGGACGCTATGTCTGGGAAACCGATGCGTTCGACGACGCGGCAATCGATATGTATCTCAAGCCAGACATGGCGACCCTGCGCGTGGTGCCCTGGTATAGCGAGCCCACGGCCGAGGTGATCTGCGACTGCTTCTATCTCGATGACCGGCCGGTGGAGATGGCGCCGCGCTTCGTGCTGAAGCGGGTGATCGAACTCTACAAGGAGCGCGGCTGGAAGCCGGTGGTCGCGCCGGAGCTCGAATTCTATCTGGTCAAGCGCAATCTCGATCCGGACTATCCACTGGAGCCGCCGGTCGGGCGTTCCGGGCGGCAGGAGGCATTCGGCCAGGCCTACGGCATCGATGCCGCCAATGATTTCGATCCGGTTGTCGAAGACATCTATGACTGGTGCGAGGCACAGAATATCGATCTCGATACGCTCAGCCATGAAAGCGGTCCGGCACAGCTCGAGATGAACTTCAACCACGGGGATCCGCTGCTCCTGGCGGATCAGGTATTCCTGTTCAAGCGCACGGTGCGGCAGGCTGCGCTCAAGCACGAGATGTATGCGACCTTCATGGCCAAGCCGCATGAAAAGGAGCCGGGCTCGTCCATGCATCTCCATCAATCGGTGGTGGACGCGAAAACGGGCAAGAACCTGTTCTCGACCGAATCGGGCGAGCCTTCGGACCTCTTGCTCCACCATATCGGTGGTCTACAGCGCTATCTCGGCGCGGCCATGCCGTTTTGTGCGCCGAACGTCAATTCCTATCGCAGGCTGGTGCCGGATTCGGACGCACCGACCAATGTGCATTGGGGCCTCGACAACCGGACCGTGAGCTTCCGGGTGCCCACATCGGACGTGAACAATATGCGCGTCGAGAACCGGGTGCCGGGAGCGGACGCCAATCCTTATCTCGCCATCGCCGCATCGCTTGCCTGCGGCTATCTCGGCATGGTGGAGGAACTCGAGCCGACGCCGCCGGTCGAAGGCAGCGCGTATCGCTATGCGCATACGCTGCCGCTGCATCTGGAAGAGGCACTCTCCAAGCTCAACTACACCAAGCCGTTGAAGCAGGTGTTCGGTGAGCGCTTCGTCGAGGCCTTCCAGGACGTCAAGGAATATGAAATGCAGCAGTACCGCACGGTCATCTCCTCATGGGAGCGCGAGTTTCTGCTGCTCAATGTCTGA